Proteins encoded together in one Variovorax paradoxus window:
- a CDS encoding IMPACT family protein: MSFTLSHPAHSELLVKKSRFIGCVQPVADRAAALAIVAALRNEHPAAAHVCWALMAGGQSAANDDGEPGGTAGRPMLEVLRHQQLEGVLATVVRYFGGIKLGAGGLVRAYTDAVAQACAGAALVPLVRQRQLQCTVPYALEGLVRREIAAVSGAALVEVRHGDAVDFTFTLPEPDADAFIARLDDAAQGRAVWPQA; this comes from the coding sequence ATGAGCTTCACGCTCTCGCATCCGGCGCACAGCGAACTGCTGGTCAAGAAAAGCCGCTTCATCGGTTGTGTGCAGCCTGTGGCGGACCGCGCCGCAGCGCTCGCCATCGTGGCGGCGCTGCGCAACGAACACCCCGCCGCCGCGCATGTGTGCTGGGCGCTCATGGCCGGCGGCCAGTCGGCGGCCAACGACGACGGCGAGCCAGGTGGCACGGCCGGACGGCCGATGCTCGAGGTGCTGCGGCACCAGCAGCTCGAAGGCGTGCTCGCCACCGTGGTGCGCTACTTCGGCGGCATCAAGCTGGGCGCGGGCGGACTCGTGCGGGCCTATACCGATGCGGTTGCGCAGGCTTGTGCCGGCGCAGCGCTGGTTCCGCTGGTGCGCCAGCGGCAGTTGCAATGCACCGTGCCCTATGCGCTGGAAGGGCTCGTGCGGCGCGAGATTGCAGCCGTGAGCGGCGCCGCGCTCGTGGAGGTGCGGCACGGAGATGCGGTGGACTTCACGTTCACGCTGCCCGAGCCCGATGCCGACGCCTTCATCGCCCGCCTCGACGATGCTGCGCAAGGGCGCGCCGTCTGGCCGCAGGCGTAA
- the metX gene encoding homoserine O-succinyltransferase MetX translates to MSSSSLVVSAQSMQFAGPLALRSGASLGSYTLAYETYGTLNAERSNAVLVCHALNASHHVAGVYEGQARSEGWWDNMVGPGKPVDTDRFFVIGVNNLGSCFGSTGPMHTNPATGRIYGADFPVVTVEDWVDAQAALLDALGIRTLAAVMGGSLGGMQALSWTLQYPDRVRHAVVVASAPNLTAENIAFNEVARRAIVTDPDFHGGHFYEHGVVPKRGLRIARMIGHITYLSDDVMNEKFGRILRSAVEGEAATLDYRYSTQEIEFQIESYLRYQGDKFSEYFDANTYLLITRALDYFDPARAHGGNLSAALAKATAKFLLVSFKTDWRFSPARSRELVKALLDNRRNVSYAEIDAPHGHDAFLLDDVRYMGVVRSYFERVAHEIQAEGSAAQ, encoded by the coding sequence ATGTCGTCATCTTCTTTGGTCGTCTCTGCGCAGTCGATGCAGTTCGCGGGCCCGCTGGCCTTGCGCAGCGGCGCGTCGCTCGGCAGCTACACGCTCGCCTACGAAACCTACGGCACCCTGAACGCCGAGCGCAGCAACGCGGTGCTGGTGTGCCATGCGCTCAATGCGTCCCACCACGTGGCCGGCGTCTATGAAGGCCAGGCCAGGTCCGAAGGCTGGTGGGACAACATGGTGGGACCCGGCAAGCCGGTCGACACCGACCGCTTCTTCGTGATCGGCGTGAACAACCTCGGCTCATGCTTCGGCTCGACCGGCCCGATGCACACCAACCCCGCCACGGGGCGCATCTACGGCGCGGACTTTCCGGTGGTCACGGTCGAAGACTGGGTCGATGCGCAGGCCGCGCTGCTCGACGCGCTCGGCATTCGCACGCTCGCCGCCGTGATGGGCGGCAGCCTGGGCGGCATGCAGGCGCTGTCGTGGACGCTGCAGTACCCGGACCGCGTGCGCCACGCCGTCGTGGTGGCCAGTGCGCCCAACCTCACGGCCGAGAACATTGCCTTCAACGAAGTGGCGCGCCGCGCCATCGTGACCGACCCCGACTTTCACGGCGGCCACTTCTATGAACACGGCGTCGTTCCCAAGCGGGGCCTGCGCATCGCGCGGATGATCGGCCACATCACCTACCTGAGCGACGACGTCATGAACGAGAAGTTCGGACGCATCCTGCGCAGCGCGGTCGAAGGCGAGGCGGCCACGCTTGACTACCGCTATTCCACGCAGGAAATCGAGTTCCAGATCGAAAGCTACCTGCGCTACCAGGGCGACAAGTTCAGCGAATACTTCGATGCGAACACCTACCTGCTGATCACGCGCGCACTCGACTACTTCGACCCCGCGCGCGCGCATGGCGGAAACCTCAGCGCCGCGCTTGCGAAGGCCACGGCCAAGTTTTTACTCGTCAGCTTCAAGACCGACTGGCGGTTTTCGCCCGCGCGCAGCCGCGAACTGGTAAAGGCGCTGCTCGACAACCGGCGCAACGTGAGCTACGCCGAAATCGATGCGCCGCACGGCCACGACGCATTCCTGCTCGACGACGTGCGCTACATGGGCGTGGTGCGGTCTTACTTCGAGCGCGTGGCGCACGAGATCCAGGCCGAAGGGAGTGCTGCCCAATGA
- a CDS encoding MFS transporter, whose product MNRNLWLLAICQGLFLTNNVTFIAINGLVGLSIAPRGWMATLPIMGYVVGGALTTGLVARTQQRFGRRGSFQIGLAVGFASALLCAFAAVSKNFWLLCLATLVAGYYNANAGLYRFAAAELAAPAWREKAVSLVMAGGLIGAVAGPNLAAVTREVFAVPFAGAYIALAGVALLSMAIMRFIEFPAPLTREQALGGRTLPELMRQPVFIVAAASGALGFGVMNLLMAATPIAMQICSLPFSDVALVLEWHVIGMFAPGFFTGHLIRRFGALPVMGVGLLLNFCCIAVALSGVELQHFLVALCLLGVGWNFLFTGSTTLSLTAYTAEERDRAQGALNFCVFATVALTSFASGVLVTTQGWQLLNYGSLVPVVLTGAGLLWLARTRRREAAANA is encoded by the coding sequence ATGAACCGCAATCTCTGGCTGCTTGCCATCTGCCAGGGCTTGTTCCTGACCAACAACGTCACGTTCATTGCCATCAACGGCCTTGTGGGCCTGAGCATTGCGCCGCGCGGCTGGATGGCCACCCTGCCGATCATGGGCTACGTGGTGGGCGGCGCGCTCACCACCGGGCTGGTGGCACGCACGCAGCAGCGCTTCGGCCGGCGCGGGTCGTTCCAGATCGGCCTGGCTGTCGGGTTCGCATCGGCCTTGCTGTGCGCATTCGCAGCCGTTTCGAAGAACTTCTGGCTGCTGTGCCTTGCCACGCTGGTGGCCGGCTACTACAACGCCAACGCCGGCCTCTACCGCTTTGCAGCCGCCGAACTTGCGGCCCCGGCGTGGCGCGAAAAGGCCGTGTCGCTGGTCATGGCCGGCGGATTGATCGGCGCCGTGGCAGGACCCAACCTGGCGGCGGTCACGCGCGAAGTGTTCGCAGTGCCGTTCGCGGGTGCCTACATTGCGCTGGCGGGCGTCGCGCTGCTGTCCATGGCGATCATGCGCTTCATCGAGTTTCCGGCCCCGCTCACGCGCGAGCAGGCGCTCGGCGGGCGAACCTTGCCGGAACTCATGCGGCAGCCGGTCTTCATCGTGGCGGCGGCTTCGGGGGCGCTGGGCTTTGGCGTGATGAACCTGCTGATGGCCGCTACGCCAATTGCCATGCAGATCTGCAGCCTGCCATTCTCCGATGTCGCGCTGGTGCTCGAATGGCACGTGATCGGCATGTTCGCGCCGGGCTTCTTTACGGGCCACCTGATCCGCCGCTTCGGTGCGCTGCCGGTCATGGGTGTGGGGCTGCTCCTCAACTTCTGCTGCATTGCGGTGGCGCTGTCGGGCGTGGAGCTGCAGCACTTTCTCGTGGCGCTCTGCCTCTTGGGCGTGGGCTGGAACTTCCTCTTTACCGGCAGCACCACGCTTTCGCTCACGGCCTACACGGCGGAGGAACGCGACAGGGCACAGGGTGCGCTCAATTTCTGCGTGTTTGCCACCGTGGCGCTCACTTCATTCGCCTCCGGCGTGCTGGTGACGACGCAGGGCTGGCAGCTCTTGAACTACGGCTCGCTGGTACCGGTGGTGCTCACGGGCGCGGGGCTGCTGTGGCTTGCGCGAACCCGTCGGCGCGAGGCCGCCGCAAACGCGTGA
- a CDS encoding KpsF/GutQ family sugar-phosphate isomerase — MSSAPLPPVVDADAILARARATFDIESDAVLGLKSRVGPSFVEAVRKVLEVRGRVVVMGMGKSGHVGRKIAATLASTGTPAMFVHPAEASHGDLGMIKSVDLVLAISNSGEVDELTVILPVVKRQGVPLIAMTGRTDSTLARHADIVIDAGVAKEACPLNLAPTASTTAQMAMGDALAVALLDARGFGSEDFARSHPGGALGRKLLTHVSDVMRSGDEVPRVAPTATLSELMREMSSKGLGATAVVDADGRAIGIFTDGDLRRQVETGGDLRGLTAADVMHPGPRTLRAEALAVEAAELMEEHRITSVLIVDPAGHLIGALSINDLMRAKVI; from the coding sequence ATGAGTTCAGCTCCCCTGCCCCCCGTGGTCGACGCCGACGCAATACTCGCGCGGGCCCGTGCCACCTTCGACATCGAGTCCGATGCCGTACTCGGCCTCAAGTCGCGCGTGGGTCCCAGCTTCGTGGAGGCCGTGCGCAAGGTCCTCGAAGTGCGCGGCCGCGTGGTCGTCATGGGCATGGGCAAGAGCGGCCATGTCGGCCGCAAGATTGCCGCCACCCTGGCCTCCACCGGCACGCCGGCCATGTTCGTCCACCCGGCCGAGGCCAGCCACGGCGACCTCGGCATGATCAAGTCGGTCGACCTGGTGCTGGCCATCTCCAACAGCGGCGAGGTCGACGAGCTCACCGTGATCCTGCCCGTGGTCAAGCGCCAGGGCGTGCCCCTCATCGCCATGACCGGCCGCACCGATTCCACCTTGGCGCGCCATGCCGACATCGTGATCGATGCCGGCGTTGCCAAGGAAGCCTGCCCGCTCAACCTGGCCCCCACCGCAAGCACCACCGCGCAGATGGCGATGGGCGATGCACTGGCGGTGGCGCTGCTCGACGCGCGCGGTTTCGGCTCCGAAGACTTCGCGCGCTCGCACCCCGGCGGTGCGCTGGGCCGCAAGCTCCTTACCCATGTGAGCGACGTGATGCGCTCGGGCGACGAGGTGCCGCGCGTGGCGCCCACCGCAACGCTCAGCGAATTGATGCGCGAAATGAGCTCCAAAGGCTTGGGCGCCACGGCCGTGGTCGACGCTGATGGCCGCGCCATCGGCATCTTTACCGACGGCGATTTGCGCCGCCAGGTCGAAACCGGCGGCGACCTGCGCGGCCTCACCGCCGCCGACGTGATGCACCCCGGGCCGCGCACGCTGCGTGCCGAGGCGCTGGCGGTCGAGGCGGCCGAGCTGATGGAAGAACACCGCATCACCAGCGTGCTCATCGTCGACCCCGCAGGGCATTTGATCGGCGCGCTCAGCATCAACGATCTGATGCGCGCGAAGGTCATCTGA
- a CDS encoding DUF72 domain-containing protein has protein sequence MSKATSTRTQANIKVGIGGWTYEPWRDNFYPKGLAHAKELRYASRKVSAIEINGTYYSTFKPETFRKWHDEVPDDFMFSMKASRFSTNRKVLATAEDSIKRFIDSGVSELGDKLGPIVWQFMPTKQFDAEDFEAFLELLPKKEGSRALRHVMDVRHESFITPAYRALAKKHKVSTVFTDADKFPSFEEPEGDVAYARLMMADAKLKTGYAPKALDSWAERAQQWAGSPKKRDVFVYFINGAKEKAPAAAGALLERLGWTPPEEAA, from the coding sequence GTGAGCAAGGCAACATCGACTCGGACCCAGGCAAACATCAAGGTGGGCATCGGCGGCTGGACCTACGAGCCCTGGCGCGACAACTTCTATCCCAAGGGGCTCGCGCACGCGAAGGAGCTGCGCTATGCCAGCCGCAAGGTCAGCGCCATCGAGATCAACGGCACCTACTACAGCACCTTCAAGCCTGAGACTTTCCGCAAGTGGCATGACGAGGTGCCCGACGACTTCATGTTCTCGATGAAGGCCTCGCGCTTTTCCACCAATCGCAAGGTGCTGGCTACCGCGGAAGACTCGATCAAGCGCTTCATCGACAGCGGGGTGAGCGAGCTGGGCGACAAGCTCGGGCCGATCGTCTGGCAGTTCATGCCTACCAAGCAGTTCGATGCGGAAGACTTCGAGGCCTTTCTGGAGCTGTTGCCCAAGAAGGAGGGCAGCCGCGCGCTGCGCCACGTGATGGACGTGCGGCACGAAAGCTTCATCACGCCCGCCTACCGGGCGCTTGCGAAGAAGCACAAGGTGTCGACCGTGTTCACCGATGCCGACAAGTTTCCGTCGTTCGAAGAGCCCGAGGGGGATGTTGCTTACGCGCGGCTCATGATGGCCGACGCCAAGCTGAAGACCGGCTATGCGCCCAAAGCGCTCGACAGCTGGGCCGAGCGCGCGCAGCAATGGGCCGGGTCGCCCAAGAAGCGCGACGTGTTCGTTTACTTCATCAATGGCGCCAAAGAAAAAGCACCGGCCGCGGCCGGTGCCTTGCTGGAGCGCCTGGGCTGGACGCCGCCCGAAGAGGCGGCCTGA
- a CDS encoding bactofilin family protein has translation MATQSPFFGKRDRDTDSLTSRPAPLVGSGTNLSGSPVNPSSLTAQQGGLAPAAAPAAKEGGSKLTVGPNIKLKGVEITDCDTLVVEGLVEATMDSRLMQIAEQGEFKGSAEIDIAEIRGIFDGSLTVREKLVIHSTGKVTGKIRYGKIVIEEGGQLSGEISFGAKQSLQAAA, from the coding sequence TTGGCTACACAGTCCCCATTTTTCGGCAAGCGTGATCGTGACACCGACTCGTTGACCTCCCGCCCCGCGCCGCTGGTGGGCTCGGGTACCAATCTCTCTGGTTCGCCCGTCAATCCTTCTTCGCTGACCGCACAGCAAGGCGGCTTGGCACCGGCTGCGGCCCCTGCCGCCAAGGAAGGCGGCAGCAAGCTCACCGTCGGCCCGAACATCAAGCTCAAGGGCGTCGAGATCACCGATTGCGACACGCTCGTGGTCGAAGGCCTGGTCGAAGCCACCATGGACTCGCGCCTGATGCAGATCGCCGAACAAGGCGAATTCAAAGGCTCGGCCGAAATCGACATCGCCGAAATCCGCGGCATTTTCGACGGCAGCCTCACGGTGCGCGAAAAGCTCGTGATCCATTCGACGGGCAAGGTCACCGGCAAGATCCGCTACGGCAAGATCGTGATCGAAGAAGGCGGCCAGCTCTCGGGCGAAATCAGCTTCGGCGCCAAGCAGTCGCTGCAAGCGGCCGCTTGA
- a CDS encoding TMEM165/GDT1 family protein, whose amino-acid sequence MEAFLVATGVVALAEMGDKTQLLALLLAARFRKPWPIVLGIFAATIVNHALAGAVGNYITHWLGPEVLRWILGGSFIAMAAWMLIPDKLDEDDAPAASHYGVFGTTLIAFFLAEMGDKTQIATVMLAARFTEAYIWVVAGTTLGMMLANAPVVWLGDKIVKRVPITLVHGISAAIFLVLGIVMIIGW is encoded by the coding sequence ATGGAAGCTTTTCTCGTTGCAACCGGCGTGGTCGCGCTCGCCGAAATGGGCGACAAGACCCAGTTGCTGGCCCTCTTGCTTGCCGCCCGCTTCAGGAAACCCTGGCCGATCGTGCTCGGGATCTTCGCTGCCACCATCGTCAACCATGCCTTGGCGGGTGCCGTCGGCAACTACATCACCCATTGGCTCGGCCCCGAGGTCCTGCGCTGGATACTTGGCGGCTCGTTCATTGCCATGGCCGCCTGGATGCTGATTCCGGACAAGCTCGACGAAGACGACGCTCCCGCGGCCTCGCACTACGGTGTCTTCGGCACCACGCTCATTGCGTTCTTCCTGGCCGAGATGGGCGACAAGACCCAGATTGCCACCGTGATGCTCGCTGCCCGTTTCACCGAGGCCTACATCTGGGTGGTTGCGGGCACCACGCTCGGCATGATGCTGGCCAATGCACCGGTCGTCTGGCTGGGCGACAAGATCGTGAAGCGGGTGCCGATCACGCTCGTGCACGGCATATCGGCGGCGATCTTCCTCGTGCTTGGCATCGTGATGATCATCGGCTGGTAA
- a CDS encoding RNA recognition motif domain-containing protein, with translation MGNKLYVGNLPYSVRDGDLEQAFGQFGSVTSAKVMMERDTGRSKGFGFVEMGSDAEAQAAINGMNGQPLGGRSVVVNEARPMEARPPRSGGGGYGGGGGGYGGGGGGGYGGGGGGYGGGGDRSGGGGGYGGGGDRSGGGGRSGGGGYSGGGRSGGGGGGGDGGFRSPYGAGPRGGGGGRSGGGGGYGGGNSGY, from the coding sequence ATGGGCAACAAACTGTATGTCGGCAACCTGCCTTACTCGGTGCGCGACGGTGATCTCGAACAGGCTTTCGGACAATTCGGCTCGGTGACCAGTGCAAAGGTCATGATGGAACGCGACACGGGCCGCTCGAAGGGCTTCGGCTTTGTCGAGATGGGCAGCGACGCGGAAGCCCAGGCAGCAATCAACGGCATGAACGGCCAGCCCCTGGGCGGCCGCAGCGTCGTCGTCAATGAAGCACGCCCGATGGAAGCACGTCCCCCGCGCAGCGGTGGTGGCGGCTACGGCGGCGGCGGTGGTGGTTATGGCGGCGGTGGTGGCGGTGGCTACGGCGGCGGCGGTGGTGGCTACGGTGGTGGTGGCGATCGCAGCGGCGGTGGTGGTGGCTACGGCGGTGGCGGCGATCGCAGCGGCGGCGGTGGCCGTTCCGGTGGTGGCGGCTATAGCGGTGGTGGCCGCAGTGGCGGCGGCGGTGGTGGTGGCGACGGCGGTTTCCGCAGCCCCTACGGCGCCGGTCCCCGTGGCGGCGGCGGTGGCCGCTCCGGCGGTGGTGGCGGCTACGGCGGCGGAAACAGCGGCTACTGA
- a CDS encoding KdsC family phosphatase: MPLDFQAETLLAAQDVRMAFFDIDGVLTDGGVYFTEHGETLKRFSILDGYGLKLLRLAGITPAVITGRDSKPLRVRLEALGIQHVRYGTEDKLPAAEAMLEQLGFGWHQAAAIGDDWPDLPVLARAGFAAAPANAHVEVRDAVNYVTRARGGEGAAREFCDLLLTACGQYRRLLDAARGPTQ; the protein is encoded by the coding sequence ATGCCGCTCGACTTCCAGGCCGAAACCTTGCTGGCCGCACAGGATGTGCGCATGGCCTTCTTCGACATCGACGGCGTGCTGACCGACGGCGGCGTTTATTTCACCGAACACGGCGAAACCCTCAAGCGCTTCAGCATTCTCGACGGCTACGGGCTCAAGCTGCTTCGCCTCGCCGGCATCACGCCGGCGGTCATTACCGGGCGCGATTCCAAGCCGCTGCGCGTGCGGCTCGAGGCGCTCGGCATCCAGCATGTGCGCTACGGCACCGAAGACAAGCTGCCCGCGGCCGAAGCCATGCTCGAACAGCTGGGCTTCGGCTGGCACCAGGCCGCGGCCATCGGCGACGACTGGCCCGACCTGCCGGTGCTGGCGCGCGCCGGGTTTGCAGCGGCGCCCGCCAACGCGCATGTGGAAGTGCGAGACGCCGTCAACTACGTGACCCGTGCGCGCGGCGGCGAAGGCGCGGCGCGCGAGTTCTGCGATCTGCTGCTGACGGCCTGCGGCCAGTACAGGCGCCTGCTCGATGCCGCGCGAGGTCCCACGCAATGA
- the lptC gene encoding LPS export ABC transporter periplasmic protein LptC, which yields MSRAWNLLRNAVDRATIYLPIILTAAVALGTYWLVRNAPKLLEPTTKAAPTHEPDYFMRGFVIKNYLPNGDLRSELHGKEGRHYPDTDTTEVDDVRVRSVSPQGYTTHATANRGLSNSDGSEIQLFGNAVVIRDPVVNPNGKGTPRLEFRGDFLHAFLDSERVTSNKPVTLIRGTDQFTADNLDYDNLSGVANLTGRVRGVLIPSAATPGGKPR from the coding sequence ATGAGCCGCGCCTGGAACCTGCTGCGCAACGCGGTCGACCGCGCCACCATCTACCTGCCCATCATCCTGACGGCGGCCGTGGCGCTCGGTACCTACTGGCTGGTGCGCAATGCGCCCAAGCTGCTCGAGCCCACCACCAAGGCCGCGCCCACGCACGAGCCCGACTATTTCATGCGGGGCTTCGTCATCAAGAACTACCTGCCCAACGGTGACTTGCGCAGCGAACTCCACGGCAAGGAAGGCCGGCATTACCCCGACACCGACACCACCGAAGTCGACGACGTGCGCGTTCGCTCCGTGTCGCCGCAGGGCTACACGACCCATGCCACCGCCAATCGCGGCCTCTCGAATTCCGACGGCAGCGAGATCCAGCTGTTCGGCAACGCGGTCGTCATCCGCGATCCGGTCGTCAATCCCAATGGCAAGGGCACGCCGCGGCTCGAGTTTCGCGGTGACTTTCTCCATGCCTTTCTCGACAGCGAACGCGTGACTTCGAACAAGCCTGTCACGCTCATCCGCGGGACCGACCAGTTCACTGCGGACAACCTCGACTACGACAACCTGAGCGGGGTCGCCAACCTGACCGGGCGGGTGCGCGGCGTTCTGATTCCGTCGGCGGCCACCCCAGGCGGCAAGCCGCGCTGA
- the metW gene encoding methionine biosynthesis protein MetW, which produces MSDIETQRLIANLVPEGARVLDLGCGDGALLDLLQRERGCTGYGVEIADGNVLQCIRRGVDVIQLNLDEGLAVFDDATFDVVLQIDTLQHLRNAEVMLRETARVGRIGIVAFPNFAHWPNRISIARGRMPVTRRLPYQWYDTPNIRVGTFKDFEVLAQKNSLRVLDAFGVQEGRSVRWLPNARAGTAVFKFERER; this is translated from the coding sequence ATGAGCGATATCGAAACCCAGCGCCTCATCGCGAACCTTGTGCCTGAAGGCGCCCGCGTGCTCGACCTCGGCTGCGGCGACGGCGCCCTGCTCGACCTGCTGCAGCGTGAGCGCGGCTGCACCGGCTACGGCGTGGAAATTGCCGACGGCAATGTGCTGCAGTGCATTCGCCGAGGTGTCGACGTGATCCAGCTGAATCTCGACGAAGGCCTGGCGGTGTTCGACGACGCCACGTTCGACGTGGTGCTGCAGATCGACACGCTGCAGCATCTGCGCAATGCCGAGGTCATGCTGCGCGAAACTGCGCGCGTGGGCCGCATCGGCATCGTCGCGTTTCCAAACTTTGCCCACTGGCCGAACCGCATCAGCATTGCGCGCGGCCGCATGCCCGTGACGCGCCGCTTGCCCTACCAGTGGTACGACACGCCCAACATCCGGGTCGGCACCTTCAAGGACTTCGAGGTGCTGGCGCAAAAGAACAGTCTGCGCGTGCTCGATGCCTTCGGCGTGCAGGAAGGCCGCAGCGTGCGCTGGCTGCCCAACGCGCGCGCGGGCACCGCGGTGTTCAAGTTCGAGCGGGAGCGCTGA
- a CDS encoding SDR family oxidoreductase — translation MSTSPLVFITGASSGIGQALAASFHDAGYRLALVARRTAEIESWAAARNLDPARYQVYSADVAQTDSIVAAGAACIERQGLPDVVIANAGISVGVDTTEREDIDVMARTFATNNVGLMATFHPFVAAMRQRGSGRLVGIGSVAAIRGLPGHGAYCASKAGVVAYCESLRGELHKSGVKVVTICPGYIDTPLTQGNRYGMPFLMKAEDFAEQALGAIEAGTSYRVIPWQMGVIAKFMRMLPNALLDRAVQGRGRKKRSGES, via the coding sequence ATGAGTACGTCCCCGCTAGTCTTCATCACCGGTGCATCGAGCGGCATCGGCCAGGCTCTGGCCGCCAGCTTCCACGACGCCGGCTACCGGCTGGCACTCGTCGCGCGGCGCACCGCCGAGATCGAATCGTGGGCAGCCGCGCGCAACCTGGATCCGGCCCGCTACCAGGTCTATAGCGCGGACGTGGCGCAGACAGACAGCATCGTGGCCGCCGGGGCCGCCTGCATCGAGCGCCAGGGCCTGCCCGATGTGGTGATTGCCAACGCGGGCATCAGCGTCGGCGTCGACACGACCGAGCGGGAAGACATCGACGTGATGGCGCGAACCTTTGCCACCAACAACGTGGGCCTGATGGCCACCTTCCATCCCTTCGTGGCGGCGATGCGGCAGCGCGGCAGCGGCCGGCTCGTTGGCATCGGGAGCGTCGCGGCCATTCGCGGCCTGCCCGGACATGGCGCCTATTGCGCCAGCAAGGCGGGCGTGGTCGCGTACTGCGAGAGCTTGCGGGGCGAATTGCACAAAAGCGGCGTCAAGGTCGTCACCATCTGCCCCGGCTACATCGACACGCCGCTGACACAGGGCAACCGGTACGGCATGCCCTTTCTCATGAAGGCCGAAGACTTTGCGGAACAGGCGCTCGGCGCCATCGAGGCCGGCACCAGCTACCGCGTCATTCCGTGGCAGATGGGTGTCATTGCCAAGTTCATGCGCATGCTGCCGAACGCCCTGCTCGACCGCGCCGTGCAAGGGCGGGGCCGCAAGAAGCGCAGCGGCGAAAGCTGA
- a CDS encoding M20 family metallopeptidase, whose translation MNAPLHREMPAGTLDAERALSDVTAQWDGDILRQLTDYIAIPAKSPGFDKDWSANGYLETVLRNAAAWVEAQKVEGLKLEIVRLPGRTPVLFFEVPATGTDMGETVLMYGHLDKQPEFTGWRNDLGPWTPKYENGLLYGRGGADDGYAVYASVAALQALKNQGAAHPRIVGIIETCEESGSYDLLPYVDALRPRLGNVELVICLDSGAGNYDQLWLTTSLRGMASGTLKVEVLTEGIHSGDASGLVPSSFRIMRQVLDRLEDSATGRLLPASFHCEVPADRLAQAKATAAILGEEVYKRFPWAHYDCGGSTMFALPTTTDPVEALLNRTWKPTLSVTGAEGFPALKDAGNVLRPYTAFKLSLRLPPLVDAAEAVQKLKALLEDNAPYQARVTFESGGGATGWNAPTITPWFEDALNKASQAHFGASCGYIGQGGTIPLMNMLSAGFPKAQMMVCGVLGPKSNAHGPNEFLHVPYAKKLTAAVAEVIAALPAAHRAAAMEPAAA comes from the coding sequence ATGAACGCCCCCCTGCACCGCGAAATGCCCGCCGGAACGCTCGACGCCGAGCGCGCCCTCTCCGATGTCACCGCCCAATGGGACGGCGACATCCTCAGGCAACTCACCGACTACATCGCCATTCCCGCCAAGTCACCGGGCTTCGACAAGGACTGGTCGGCCAACGGCTACCTGGAAACGGTGCTGCGCAACGCGGCCGCCTGGGTCGAGGCGCAAAAGGTCGAAGGCCTGAAGCTCGAGATCGTGCGCCTGCCGGGCCGCACGCCGGTGCTGTTCTTCGAAGTGCCGGCCACCGGCACAGACATGGGCGAAACGGTGCTGATGTATGGCCACCTGGACAAGCAGCCCGAGTTCACCGGCTGGCGCAACGACCTCGGCCCCTGGACGCCCAAGTACGAGAACGGCCTGCTCTACGGCCGCGGCGGAGCGGACGACGGCTACGCGGTCTACGCAAGCGTGGCGGCGCTGCAGGCGCTCAAGAACCAGGGCGCAGCGCACCCGCGCATCGTCGGGATCATCGAAACCTGCGAGGAAAGCGGCTCCTACGACCTGCTGCCCTACGTCGATGCGCTGCGCCCGCGCCTTGGCAATGTCGAACTGGTGATCTGCCTCGATTCCGGCGCGGGCAACTACGATCAGCTGTGGCTCACGACGTCGCTGCGCGGCATGGCCAGCGGCACGCTCAAGGTCGAAGTGCTGACCGAGGGCATTCACTCCGGCGACGCATCGGGCCTGGTGCCCTCGAGCTTCCGCATCATGCGGCAGGTGCTCGACCGCCTCGAAGACAGCGCCACCGGCCGCCTGCTGCCCGCCAGCTTCCATTGCGAAGTGCCGGCCGACCGCCTGGCGCAGGCCAAGGCCACCGCCGCCATCCTTGGCGAAGAGGTCTACAAGCGCTTTCCGTGGGCGCACTACGACTGCGGCGGCTCGACCATGTTCGCGCTGCCGACCACCACCGACCCGGTCGAGGCGCTGCTCAACCGCACCTGGAAGCCCACGCTGTCGGTCACCGGCGCCGAAGGCTTTCCGGCGTTGAAGGATGCGGGCAACGTGCTGCGCCCCTACACCGCGTTCAAGCTCTCGCTTCGCCTGCCCCCGCTGGTCGATGCGGCCGAGGCAGTACAGAAGCTGAAGGCCCTGCTCGAGGACAACGCGCCCTACCAGGCCCGGGTCACCTTCGAAAGCGGCGGCGGCGCCACCGGCTGGAACGCGCCGACGATCACACCGTGGTTCGAGGACGCGCTCAACAAGGCCTCGCAGGCGCACTTCGGCGCTTCGTGCGGCTATATCGGCCAGGGTGGCACCATTCCGCTCATGAACATGCTGAGCGCAGGCTTTCCCAAGGCGCAGATGATGGTCTGCGGCGTGCTCGGCCCAAAGAGCAATGCGCACGGCCCCAACGAGTTCCTGCATGTGCCCTATGCCAAGAAGCTGACCGCGGCCGTGGCAGAAGTGATTGCGGCGTTGCCCGCTGCGCATCGCGCCGCCGCAATGGAGCCGGCCGCCGCTTGA